A region from the Rhodohalobacter sp. SW132 genome encodes:
- a CDS encoding single-stranded DNA-binding protein: MSSLNKAMIIGRLGADPEVRYTQSNTAVATLSVATTERYKDRNGEQQESTEWHRIVAWGRLAEICQEYLKKGSLAYFEGPIQTRQWEDKDGQKKYTTEIKALNMQMLDSRGSNTGGGTGAPAAASAGNSPQGSSATIDNNFDDMDDDLPF, from the coding sequence ATGAGTTCATTAAATAAAGCAATGATAATCGGGAGACTTGGTGCTGATCCGGAAGTTCGGTATACGCAATCGAATACAGCAGTTGCAACGTTAAGTGTGGCAACAACGGAGCGGTACAAAGACAGAAATGGTGAACAGCAGGAGAGTACAGAATGGCATCGGATTGTAGCATGGGGCCGTCTTGCTGAAATTTGCCAGGAATATCTGAAAAAAGGCTCTCTTGCCTATTTTGAAGGCCCGATTCAAACCCGTCAGTGGGAAGATAAAGATGGGCAGAAAAAATATACCACGGAAATCAAAGCATTGAACATGCAAATGTTAGACAGCCGTGGCAGTAACACCGGTGGTGGTACCGGTGCTCCGGCTGCAGCTTCAGCGGGTAATTCACCCCAGGGAAGCAGTGCCACGATCGATAACAATTTCGACGATATGGACGATGATTTGCCGTTCTAA
- a CDS encoding DUF2779 domain-containing protein — MKTSQKEHIRDYTFREAISCPLKLSFIRQESYNEGRSDLFRRKSKRLLREAAAQLYGTVQYTSNSTAAADKETEVWLQSDETVICGAVIVSGTYQTRIPILVKKGNKLTIVQVHGKALKTDSENLFKRIPQSRSLNRYLLMAAYRRHLLKLQYPDHIIECRFLFPKKKFTANSDRLFHQTTGERNIKKERLDEIARLFAEIDGTREVQNTAESIPTDVSHHTFNGMSVEEALQQIDEIYRLGGKQFVKTVHSACKHCSHRRRPESGVKGCWDIHFQESNLLNSDLHQYELIGHSVNMDEEKSALYQEKLSHLPGLNSSQNIISHTDETIGLSHRKAMQILHAKDQSLPLIFAKPFSRFLKSIRFPVHFLDFEAATNPIPFQAGKRPYEPLIFQFSCHTLSDSGELTHTQWLDVDRHSDVHRELLNKLSEIPEYEKGTIIQYSPFEKQALNKLYREFKTDPVANRKEVRILENILQTRSAYHGGRFIDMSKILRDGYYNRFMNGGLSLKEILYSVLRVELILKRFQNPVMTVSDTDINLLKTCENGNLIDPYEQISDERCQIRDGITAMHAYICMKAGALNKEQKELVPTLMKRYCSMDTLALYLIFDHLVHLAEMNGGEGDIVIEG; from the coding sequence TTGAAAACATCCCAAAAAGAACATATCAGAGATTATACATTCAGAGAAGCGATCTCTTGTCCGCTGAAGCTCTCATTTATCCGACAGGAGTCCTATAACGAAGGCCGGAGTGATCTCTTCAGAAGAAAATCGAAACGACTGCTGAGAGAAGCTGCAGCACAACTTTACGGAACTGTTCAATACACATCCAACTCCACAGCAGCTGCTGATAAAGAGACTGAGGTGTGGCTGCAATCAGATGAAACGGTAATCTGCGGGGCTGTAATCGTTTCAGGAACGTATCAAACGCGTATTCCTATTCTTGTCAAAAAGGGAAATAAGCTGACGATAGTGCAGGTTCATGGGAAAGCTTTAAAAACAGATTCTGAAAATCTGTTCAAACGAATTCCGCAAAGCCGTTCGCTGAACCGCTACCTTCTTATGGCAGCGTACCGGAGACACCTCTTGAAATTGCAGTATCCGGATCACATAATTGAGTGCAGGTTTCTTTTTCCAAAGAAAAAATTTACAGCAAATTCAGACCGTCTTTTTCATCAAACCACGGGAGAGCGAAATATCAAAAAAGAGAGACTTGATGAGATTGCCCGGCTTTTTGCCGAAATTGATGGAACCCGGGAAGTTCAAAATACAGCAGAAAGTATTCCGACTGATGTATCACATCATACCTTTAACGGTATGTCTGTGGAAGAGGCACTTCAGCAAATAGACGAAATTTACCGGCTGGGTGGAAAACAGTTTGTGAAAACCGTTCATTCAGCCTGTAAGCATTGTTCACACCGCAGAAGACCAGAAAGCGGCGTGAAAGGGTGCTGGGATATACATTTCCAGGAGTCGAACCTGCTGAATAGTGATCTGCATCAATACGAACTAATTGGTCACAGTGTGAATATGGATGAGGAAAAATCCGCATTGTACCAGGAGAAACTGAGCCATCTTCCCGGATTAAACTCCTCTCAAAACATCATAAGCCATACTGATGAAACCATAGGGCTTTCTCACCGAAAAGCTATGCAAATCTTACATGCGAAAGATCAATCGCTGCCTCTTATTTTTGCTAAACCCTTTTCACGGTTTCTGAAATCAATCCGCTTTCCGGTCCACTTTCTTGACTTTGAGGCTGCCACAAACCCCATTCCGTTTCAAGCAGGTAAAAGACCGTACGAGCCGCTGATCTTCCAGTTTTCATGCCACACACTTTCGGACAGCGGAGAGCTCACACACACCCAATGGCTGGATGTTGACAGGCACTCCGATGTGCACCGGGAGCTGTTGAATAAACTTTCTGAGATTCCGGAATATGAGAAAGGAACAATTATCCAGTACTCGCCGTTTGAGAAACAAGCTTTAAACAAATTATACCGCGAATTCAAAACCGATCCGGTCGCTAATCGTAAAGAGGTTCGCATCCTTGAAAATATATTGCAGACCCGATCTGCATATCACGGGGGAAGATTCATTGACATGAGCAAAATTCTCCGCGATGGGTACTACAATCGATTTATGAATGGTGGATTGAGTTTGAAAGAGATTCTCTATTCTGTATTGAGAGTTGAATTGATCCTCAAAAGGTTTCAAAACCCCGTGATGACAGTTAGCGATACTGATATCAACCTGTTGAAAACCTGTGAGAATGGAAATTTAATTGATCCGTACGAGCAGATATCAGACGAAAGGTGCCAGATCAGGGATGGAATTACTGCGATGCACGCGTATATTTGTATGAAAGCGGGTGCCCTGAACAAGGAGCAGAAAGAGCTGGTGCCCACACTTATGAAACGGTACTGTTCGATGGATACACTTGCATTATATCTTATTTTTGATCATCTGGTTCACCTTGCAGAAATGAACGGGGGAGAAGGTGATATCGTAATTGAAGGGTAA
- the murB gene encoding UDP-N-acetylmuramate dehydrogenase, whose translation MSSRSESLMKKPEIQKNVNLASLNSMGVEAVAGEFIEIRDHRELAALYENHFFSRYSPLVLGGGSNMLLIDNPLQPVIKISIPGVHFDKEPDSSDTVLMRAGAGENWHQLVHSAVELGYGGIENLALIPGTAGAAPIQNIGAYGVELEEVFVSLTALNTETGEFEIFEKDDCKFAYRDSVFKRELKGKRIITEIKLRLTTSAHRLETGYSALSNYLEEKGIKKPATRDIFDAVVSIRQSKLPDPKDIGNAGSFFKNPIVDSETYTRLLKENPGIPSYEMGGGERKIPAAWLIDQAGWKGKQVGNVGTFKNQALVLVNMGGATGREIYDHAMRIRDSVKSAFGVDLQPEVNIIGQSV comes from the coding sequence ATGAGCAGTCGTTCAGAGTCGTTGATGAAGAAGCCGGAAATCCAGAAAAATGTAAATCTTGCCAGCCTTAATTCTATGGGGGTGGAGGCTGTAGCAGGTGAATTTATCGAAATCAGAGATCATCGGGAGCTGGCCGCGTTATATGAAAATCACTTTTTTAGCCGGTATTCCCCGCTGGTTCTTGGTGGTGGCAGCAACATGTTGCTGATCGATAATCCCCTTCAACCGGTCATAAAAATTTCCATTCCAGGTGTTCATTTTGATAAGGAACCAGACAGTTCAGATACGGTTTTGATGCGTGCCGGCGCAGGGGAAAACTGGCATCAGCTGGTTCATTCAGCAGTTGAATTAGGATACGGAGGCATCGAAAATCTTGCGTTAATTCCCGGTACGGCTGGTGCTGCTCCGATTCAAAACATCGGCGCGTATGGCGTGGAATTAGAAGAAGTTTTCGTATCTCTGACAGCTTTAAACACCGAAACCGGAGAGTTCGAGATTTTTGAAAAAGATGATTGTAAGTTTGCGTATCGGGATAGTGTTTTTAAGCGCGAATTGAAAGGGAAACGGATTATCACCGAGATTAAGCTGAGGCTCACAACCTCTGCTCACCGTCTTGAAACCGGCTACAGTGCACTGAGTAATTATCTGGAAGAAAAAGGGATCAAAAAGCCCGCTACCCGTGATATCTTTGATGCCGTGGTATCTATCAGACAATCAAAATTGCCTGATCCAAAAGACATTGGAAATGCCGGAAGTTTTTTTAAAAATCCGATCGTTGATTCTGAAACTTATACCCGGCTATTGAAAGAAAACCCCGGAATTCCATCATATGAGATGGGCGGAGGTGAACGAAAAATACCGGCGGCATGGCTCATTGACCAGGCAGGCTGGAAAGGGAAACAGGTTGGAAACGTTGGGACTTTCAAAAACCAGGCACTCGTTCTGGTGAATATGGGTGGAGCCACCGGCAGGGAAATTTATGATCATGCGATGAGAATTCGCGACTCCGTTAAATCAGCATTTGGTGTTGATCTGCAGCCCGAAGTCAATATTATTGGTCAATCTGTTTGA
- a CDS encoding hemolysin family protein — protein MDEPPGDPLIYIFRHVMFASAEFGEALSWGVISIEAAIMVLGLLISALYSGSEVAFFSLVNQLDQLNRDPDHSGADSRITKMLEKPRRLLATILIGNTFANIVSSVLAAVITGKIVAAYGLPSTFVYAVEIIVLTFMILILSEITPKVIAINNPLKVSRLMNTFIYANFVLLTPVSKMIAESTMTLERALPKPSNKMTTEDIKTMAEVGEKEGSIHGDEREIIENVIEFGNIAVREIMTSRVNIVAVPVDATLPDVIELIKEKGLSRMPLYDSDLDSIIGVIYAKDVLPYINTEMQDTIINWKTIARKALFIPATKKLDDLLRDFQHEKTHIATVVDEYGGTEGIVTLDDILEEIVGDIVDEYGDTEEKLFTKFKSGVYVFDAKIDLDDLDDILDVNISSPEDEFETLGGLVYHLTERIPNVGERMVYKNLELTVHSLENNRVKKVRVKLRSRSEVEKDSIK, from the coding sequence TTGGACGAACCTCCAGGAGACCCTCTTATTTATATTTTCCGGCATGTGATGTTTGCTTCTGCTGAATTTGGTGAGGCATTAAGCTGGGGCGTGATTTCTATAGAAGCCGCGATAATGGTTCTGGGTTTACTGATCAGTGCTCTCTACTCCGGATCAGAAGTTGCGTTCTTTTCTCTCGTAAATCAACTTGATCAGCTGAACCGGGATCCCGATCACTCCGGCGCAGATTCCCGGATCACAAAAATGCTGGAAAAACCCAGGCGACTGCTTGCCACTATTCTGATTGGGAATACATTTGCCAATATCGTTAGCTCAGTTCTCGCAGCGGTTATAACCGGAAAAATAGTAGCTGCCTATGGTCTGCCCTCGACTTTCGTTTATGCAGTGGAGATTATAGTGCTGACATTCATGATTCTGATTCTCAGTGAGATTACTCCAAAAGTGATCGCAATCAATAATCCGCTGAAAGTATCCCGGCTGATGAATACATTTATTTATGCCAATTTTGTTCTTCTCACCCCGGTATCCAAAATGATCGCCGAGAGCACAATGACGCTCGAACGGGCCCTTCCAAAACCGTCGAATAAAATGACGACAGAGGATATTAAAACCATGGCCGAGGTTGGCGAAAAAGAGGGATCCATACATGGTGATGAGCGGGAAATTATCGAAAATGTAATTGAATTCGGGAATATTGCAGTTCGGGAAATTATGACATCGAGAGTGAATATTGTTGCTGTTCCCGTGGATGCTACTCTCCCCGATGTGATTGAATTGATTAAAGAAAAAGGTCTTTCGAGAATGCCGCTGTACGACAGCGACCTGGATTCTATTATCGGGGTTATTTATGCAAAAGATGTTCTTCCTTACATTAATACTGAAATGCAGGATACCATCATCAACTGGAAAACCATCGCGAGAAAAGCTCTGTTTATACCGGCCACGAAAAAGCTGGATGATCTGCTGCGCGATTTTCAGCACGAAAAAACACACATTGCAACGGTTGTTGATGAATATGGTGGCACCGAGGGAATTGTTACCCTCGACGATATTCTTGAAGAGATAGTTGGGGATATTGTGGATGAATATGGAGATACTGAAGAGAAACTCTTCACGAAATTTAAAAGCGGCGTGTATGTTTTTGATGCTAAGATAGACCTGGATGATCTGGATGATATCCTGGATGTGAATATCTCATCTCCCGAAGATGAATTTGAAACGTTAGGGGGATTGGTCTATCACCTGACGGAACGAATACCGAATGTGGGAGAGAGGATGGTCTACAAAAATCTTGAGCTTACAGTACACTCACTGGAAAATAACCGGGTAAAAAAAGTTCGCGTGAAATTGAGAAGCCGCTCAGAAGTAGAAAAAGATTCCATTAAATAA
- a CDS encoding M48 family metalloprotease, giving the protein MRQIIRHSVLFLSVILFASACSVQKNPVSGNQRLMAYSWSQEVQIGQEVDREMVAEFGLYDDETVANYITELGEKILAESHMRRESTDQQFRETEFYFRVLDSPVVNAFALPGGYVYFTRGLMAHMNNEAQLAVVVGHEIGHVAARHASQRALRQQFGQIAILGGAILGQEFLGLPGESILNLSSQAAQLIFLSYSRDAERESDRLGVEYTAMAGYAAEEGAAFFTSLKRISEESGQAIPTMLSSHPDPGEREQNIPRLAEQWRERGYEQNIRNQEEYLSLLEGMVFGEDPRQGFQNEDQFVHPELEFQFPIPGNWQLINQPQQVVLVSDEGDGVIIFRIDGESESAEQSVRSFIQQDGISVNSQNAATSSDEYTAYYADITVSQQEGDLRAIIYSVEFDGRVYRFVNYTSPNRFSAYESALTGVPGQFDRLTDQELLNIQPARIQLVTTDRSDTFRSFLPDELPMNLTPERLAIINQVHLDDTIEAGTTLKIPSQ; this is encoded by the coding sequence ATGAGACAGATTATACGACACTCCGTTCTCTTTTTATCAGTAATCCTTTTTGCCAGTGCATGTTCTGTGCAAAAAAATCCGGTTTCCGGAAATCAGCGCCTTATGGCGTACTCCTGGAGCCAGGAAGTGCAGATCGGCCAGGAAGTTGACCGCGAGATGGTCGCTGAATTTGGCCTGTACGATGATGAAACTGTTGCAAATTACATCACCGAGCTTGGTGAAAAAATACTTGCTGAAAGCCACATGCGCAGAGAAAGCACCGACCAGCAGTTTCGCGAAACGGAGTTCTATTTTCGCGTACTCGACAGCCCTGTTGTCAATGCTTTCGCACTGCCGGGAGGATATGTTTATTTCACCAGGGGACTTATGGCTCATATGAATAACGAGGCGCAGCTGGCCGTGGTTGTCGGGCACGAAATCGGACATGTGGCCGCCCGGCATGCATCACAGAGAGCGTTAAGGCAACAGTTCGGGCAGATTGCAATTCTCGGAGGGGCGATTCTTGGACAGGAATTCCTGGGTCTGCCGGGTGAAAGTATTCTGAACCTCAGCAGTCAGGCAGCCCAGCTCATATTTCTAAGTTATAGCCGGGATGCAGAACGGGAATCAGACCGATTGGGCGTTGAGTACACTGCAATGGCCGGGTACGCAGCTGAAGAAGGCGCTGCTTTTTTTACAAGTCTCAAACGAATTTCTGAAGAATCGGGTCAGGCAATTCCCACTATGTTATCCTCTCACCCGGATCCCGGTGAAAGGGAGCAGAACATTCCCAGACTTGCAGAACAGTGGCGAGAACGGGGTTATGAACAAAATATTCGAAACCAGGAGGAGTACCTGAGTTTACTGGAAGGGATGGTTTTTGGAGAAGATCCGCGGCAGGGATTTCAAAATGAGGATCAGTTTGTGCATCCCGAACTCGAATTTCAGTTTCCGATCCCGGGTAACTGGCAGCTCATCAACCAGCCTCAGCAGGTGGTACTTGTCAGCGACGAAGGAGACGGTGTAATTATTTTTAGAATTGACGGAGAATCCGAATCCGCTGAACAGTCTGTTCGCAGTTTTATTCAGCAGGATGGCATCTCAGTTAACAGCCAGAATGCAGCTACGAGCAGCGATGAATACACTGCATACTATGCCGATATTACGGTGTCACAGCAGGAAGGAGATCTGCGCGCAATTATTTACTCTGTTGAGTTTGATGGCAGAGTCTACAGATTTGTCAACTATACTTCACCTAATCGGTTTTCAGCGTACGAATCAGCGCTCACAGGTGTTCCAGGGCAATTTGACCGCTTGACGGATCAGGAGCTCTTAAATATACAGCCGGCACGAATTCAGCTCGTTACGACGGATCGCTCCGACACCTTTCGCAGTTTTTTACCCGATGAACTGCCCATGAATCTTACCCCCGAACGGTTGGCGATCATTAACCAGGTTCACCTTGATGATACGATCGAGGCGGGTACCACACTAAAAATTCCATCCCAATAA